The genomic window aataatttaaaaaaaagtcagtTATACCATTACTTCCCTCAATATAgacaaacataattaaatatattaaatatttataatatggtacacATATAAACTATGTTcgtgactatattattaatgttcatattttataaacgtgaTGAAATTGTCGATGATTTTTGTCTTAGGCGtggaattttgaaaatatttatagtccatagttttatacataaaactattagttattatgtataaatattgcaaATTTTAGTCTTGCACATCCAgacatttcatttatttatcagaattatatatcatttgtttgtgtagatttaaaaataataataataataataataatgtggcTGTATTATGAAAATCACAGTTAGGGATACTTGCTAATGTTAAATACCTCTCAAACagcaatttattaatgatggAAACCTATCGATTCCTCCAGTTTTCATCAACTCCATTAGTACAGATATGCTAAAACaaaagcatattttttatattattattttttaatgtaactaaatcattttattaggGTAATAGgcgataaattaatttaaaaagatttgtaataaaatacgctatatttaatattacatattttttcataacatatttttaaatatttctcactaattaaattgttacttacatattaacaaaatgtttataacacACATAGAACATTTTGTcaactgtataattttaatcctaaccaataattacaaggtggatataatatggttaagtGCAGTCAAATACAATTGCGAtaactttgataaaataaattagtaagaGGTCGTGTTCGTTTGATCCTACTTCAGCAATTTCTGTTCAAAAAGCGATTAAACTATTCATTaaagatgatttaaaaatagtttaatttatatatctgtTAATTTTGGGATTTTGAAGGATACAAGATACAACTAGAAACACGTAAAATGACTTCAATTTAGTACTCATAGCAGAAGTTGTAGTAAGGATAGGACAAGTGTAAGGACCATTATGGGTGGgtgttaaaagaaaaaatcataaaataaaaatcctggtttaaattccataaaaataattagagatGCCTATAATTGTGTACAAGATGGtcacctaacctaacctgctCGTCCAATTTACAacatttacatacatttaatagataattttaaaatgtatcagaAAAGTGTAGTTTcaaccatattataaatcatatcaagtcctatatacaattttacataggTGGATTAGGACTAAAACCGATATAGTTAGtacgatatatatatctatacagtACCATGTTTAAgaattcatgttttttttttgagtgaaGTCAGGTTACACagctaatattgtaataaatataatacgtttaaagactacagatattattatagcaccataagtacctaatgtatttattattattattcacacacgtgcattatgtaaattatcaatgttttaaattgtgtatatatattatattttttttttttttattaaaaataatacatttggtaaaaacatactaaataatatttgacgttgattattgttatacataactCGCGTAACAGTAATGGCAACCGCAACGACCGTGATAGaccgaaaaatatattgaacagctgcataatattgtttattcgttactataaacactatattatgtaaatgtaatgcgatattattattgtatttatcgaTTTCTCTGGGTTTTAGAATCATTACGTTAGGGGGAAAatcggtatatattattaactcgtatgtatacatattatacaaatgtatttatgataataacgaaacgtttattatttttaacgggataaacttttttttttcatttcatgtATAAACAAGTGAGTAAATTACGATGAAAAAAAGTACCTATGCCATCGAATTAGTTTGGGGCGTAGGAGGTACGCGAAATAAAAGTATCCTActgagttttatttttgtcccGTAGTCTATCTCGCCATCTTTGTGCATATAACGGACCCGTAACGATGAGAAAGAAGCCCAGCccgtaattatatattatacctacctaatatattatgaacgaAAGCAGATACACATTTCGCTTAACCCGAAAGGCGGTGCTCTCGTGTCACtagattaaaacaaattgtgtTTGGTtttctctttctctctctatctatctttttttttattatagagtcGTTTGATTAAATCGTATTTGAAAGGTTTGCAAGGGGAGGAgacgattttaataataccgctcatattgatatttatttattaataaatgaaaaacaaaagtaaataacATCTGCAGCATATTATGTAGTACTTAAATTTTAGCAATACAATCTGCAataaagtacataaaaaattatcaacaatcATATAATCACATTATTTGTTCAGACTCTTAAGGCCCAATAAAAACCTCAGCCAACTTTAGGAAGAAACATagtctaaaaataaacaaataatagcaATAGCATAGGTATGTCTACGAAAAAAAATCCCCATAGCTTGGATACCTGGAACACAGTGATACTGAACGGAACtagaaagataaaaaattggtaaacgttacttatttcaaataatgaattaattgaaataaacttaaaataatacagtacTTATGAAAACGCAATTAGATCAGTAAACATAGTAATCAGAACAAAATAGTCAAATAAATGGAAAAGATAAGAAACctaaataaaccaaataaacTAACAACCGAgcattgaaaaaatacaaacaaccTAACCAGAAAAGACAAAGTAAATTTAACATGCCTATGAACACACAACACACCTAACTCACCTGACTCACTTTTGGATACAAAAAGGAATAAACCATTTGCACGACCAGTGGAATTCTGCTTATAGTGAATGCAGACAAATAGAAGTAGCCAGAAATATGCATAACGTCATCGGATTCCTCCACCAGTCCAGCAGTCCATAGGCCAAGACGAAGCGTTCATCATAAACAAactcaattataaaaagtaattaatattgataataatgatttagtaataatttttaaaactctacaatattataaataaaacacaaatcaaATGTTAGTCAATCGTCAAGCTGCCAaggcttatttttttaaaaaaaaaataaaagtaaaataattataagtttacatggaaaaaataatattcaaatattatttctaaaattataaactatttttggtttattattcACCGTTGATTTTTCGTTACGTATGCCatgatcatatataatatatattaaatatatgatgtgtgtgtgtgtgtgtatgtgtgacccaaatagtaattatttcatttttgtaacccgtatttaaaaaaaaaaaaagaaaatttgaatgataattattattgatgttttataattttaaaaacgaaccgattttaattaatttatgattattattaatgaatcgaactgatttaataaaatacattttatatgttcAGTTTCATactgtgtatttttaaaattattataaaacgttatCGTTACCCAAATTGAATTGTCCCGCAATGGTTGAAAATACCACTGCGATATATGCGATATAGAGGGTATTGGTGGATTCACTTTTGTTTTAGAATAGTTTGAACACATACtacaatatatgtgtatagtgTAGAAACACCTATAGTAGTTGGAGTAGGTATgctatacttttttttgcGCGAAAATagaaagataataaataaataaacgtgtACACGCTAGAGCAGCGTGGGGAAACTTTGGAGTGCGAGTCGAGCGTGCCACTGCAGTTTTTCCGCCATTGTTtcacgataatatatatataatatatttatatatatatactagctgacccgacacggcgttgcccgtgtgttactttctttttttgcattttcgtatgccgtgtgttaatttttaatttaatcttattgatAGTGCTAATATTACGTCGAATTCACGACGAAAGATTTGTAATGTGGCAGTTTTTGTgcctacgtattttaaaaaattctcctGAACAGAACCGTCACCCTGGTGATAGGgcgttgtgaataaaaaataattaaataaaacatatataatgatttaaaagtaagtagttatagttttaactgttatagttttatttaattattttttattcacaacgccctatcaccagggtgacggttctgtcatgatttaaaagtaagtaatcgctttattgttaatcatgtgaatcataattattattattatcattgtagtaCTTTGTGGTATACGATGTTTCTTGTTTGATTACCTGGCGCATAGATAAACAAATCTGATGGTTTTCCAACACGGGAACAGGCAACATACAATTGACCATGTGAGAAACATGGGTTTTCTAGATTAATACCACAAACACTTAATGATTGCCCCTGTGACTTGTTTATAGTCATAGCAAAAGCAAGACGCACTGGAAACTGTAGTCGTTTAAACTCAAATGGCACATCAGTCGGAATCATTGGGATGCGCGGTATGAGAACATCTTCTCCTTTATACTTTCCTTTGAGTATAGTTGCTTCTATCACattgtttagtaatttttttatcgctaaCCGTGTACCGTTGCAAAGACGCGGTTGGTTGATATTTCGCAACATTATAACCACCGATCCAACCTTTAATTGAAGATTGTGAGGTGGCAATCCTGGCAAATCCAGCGAGTTTAAAAATTCCGGTGGATAGTTGACTACATCATCTTGATTAGTAGCCGAATCAACTGATTTATATATCATCAATTCGCCTGTAATTTGttcttgaattttgaaatttaattcatttacatcTATGTTTTTTGCAGCCAGTATAGCTCGTTCGCTCAACCAATCATGGTTTCTGTAATTTTGAGAAACATCTGGAAACACCTTCTGAATAAGTTCATCTTTTGATCGAGTTAACTGACAAAAACTTAGAGGAAAGTTAATGCAGCCAGTCAACATGTCTATAGGAAATTTGCCATTACCAATGTCAATGAGTTGTTTAGAGAATATGTTTCCAGATTGGTCATTTTGCAACTCGACACGCATATTCTTGCTTAAATGAAGTACTTTGACATGTTTCCACAAACTGGAGGACTTTAGACATGCATTGAGTTCATCAGCTGGCGTTGATCGTGGAATCACCGGCAATGTTTGACGAAAATCTCCtgctaataaaatcattgcaCCACCAAATCGGTTATTATTGCTCCGTAGATCTTTTAAGGTTATGTCCAAAGCCTCCAAAGATTTTTTATGTGCCATCGTGCATTCATCCCAAACAATCAATTTACATTGCTGCAAAACCTTTGCCATTGCAGAGTTCTTCGAAACGTTGCAGGTTGGAGTTTCATTGCTATGCATATTTAATGGCAATTTTAGTGCTGAATGGGCTGTTCGACCACCTTCAAGCAAAGTTGCTGCGATTCCCGACGAAGCGAGTGCaagtgcaattttattttgtgagcGAATTGTtgctaatattaatgaaatcaaaaaagtttttcctGTACCACCAGGTGCATCTAAGAAGTAAATCCCTCCAGTTTCATCATTTGTTACTTTCATAAGAGTTTCAAATACATACTTCTGTTGTTCATTTAACAGTGGAAgatttgtttgaattaattcTTTCAAATCGTTGAGATCATACAGTCTTTCTCGATGCAACTTGGTTAAAAGCGTCATGCATTGGACGATTGGGCGCGGTCAGgcctaattgaattaatagtt from Aphis gossypii isolate Hap1 chromosome 1, ASM2018417v2, whole genome shotgun sequence includes these protein-coding regions:
- the LOC126549198 gene encoding ATP-dependent DNA helicase PIF1-like; this translates as MKVTNDETGGIYFLDAPGGTGKTFLISLILATIRSQNKIALALASSGIAATLLEGGRTAHSALKLPLNMHSNETPTCNVSKNSAMAKVLQQCKLIVWDECTMAHKKSLEALDITLKDLRSNNNRFGGAMILLAGDFRQTLPVIPRSTPADELNACLKSSSLWKHVKVLHLSKNMRVELQNDQSGNIFSKQLIDIGNGKFPIDMLTGCINFPLSFCQLTRSKDELIQKVFPDVSQNYRNHDWLSERAILAAKNIDVNELNFKIQEQITGELMIYKSVDSATNQDDVVNYPPEFLNSLDLPGLPPHNLQLKVGSVVIMLRNINQPRLCNGTRLAIKKLLNNVIEATILKGKYKGEDVLIPRIPMIPTDVPFEFKRLQFPVRLAFAMTINKSQGQSLSVCGINLENPCFSHGQLYVACSRVGKPSDLFIYAPGNQTRNIVYHKVLQ